ATTATAAGAATACTAATGAATGATTAATCATAGAATAGCTTCTAAGGCCGTAGCATAGTGGACTTATACgtattgtatatgtatctctttctatattatatacatgcaaacatatacatatatattcgtaCATATATTAGCATATTATTAGTGCATAGTATAGCGCACATTCAGCATCGACAAAAACATAAGGAACTAACCTATATGATTCTTTATaatctatctctttctctccgtctccgttCATGCACCAAAAACTCGACTCTGTATCGAAACTTGATCCTTATTTCATTATCCATTATCTACTATCCACTATCCATTATGTCATTATATTTTATGTTATTATAACGATCCACATCTCAACCGACTATCAACCGCTATGTGTtatctatctctctatatCTTTCCCTCTCTATGTCCCCGTTTCCCTTGGTTTACAATttgcttggttttttttgttgctttctgttctgtggttttgtttccctttttatttttttttctcaactAAAGTCTATATGCAATTTTTCAtgtctaaaaacaaaaatagcgACAAGTCACaagacagcagcaacatgtcGGCCTATAAGCTGGAGACCGCCCCGTTTGATCCACGTTTCCCCAACCAGAACGTGACCCGTTACTGCTACCAGTCGTACATCGACTTCCATCGTTGCCAGAAGAAGCGCGGCGAGGACTTTGCACCCTGCAACTATTTCCAGAAGGTCTACAAGACGATGTGCCCCAATGCCTGGGTGGAGAAGTGGGACGATCAGCGCGAGAGCGGCACATTCCCTGGCCGCATCTAAGCCGCGGTCCTGTTCCCACAATCCcagaaagcagaagcagaagcagaggatGAACACCAACCCTACACGCAAAACAGACACAGAACAGTGCACACGACACGAACAAACAACCCAACCAGAGCAGAGGGTTGTCTCCAACGTCCCAGGATCTAGCAATTGCAACAATAATGTCACACCAAActgtttatgattttatttccCGGCGGTGAAAAGCATtgacaaaatacaaatacacaaTTGTTCAATTCTGTGAATACCGATTcgattgtttattgttttctttttcgctGTTGTTGAGCGCACACCTACAGACCCACAGAGCGCTACATACATGGGCCACGCAATTGTTAACACTGTTAATGTGTAAttaaccaataaaaaaaacattcgaAACGATGTTAAATGATCTATCGTCTTGAGAACGTTGTGTGTTTCTAGCAGAGTTAGCTAGATATACTATGGTAAGTAGGACCCATGGACCCAGCGCCCCTATGACAGGATCTTCAGAATAGCGTGGTCAGATAGTAGACTACGTTGTAGATAATGGAGATTCGGATCTGTTTCCATTGCGACACCTAAAACAGCGAATTACTTATTAAAATATCTATTACTACGGATTGCTAGGGTAACCTCCAAGCCTGTGATGCACTTCTTGGGCTCTGTGCTTACAAATCACTGGTCGAACGATGTCTCCCTTGACATCATAAGCCCGTCTGAAGGCTCTATTGTCCTGAAGGGTTCAAAAGGAATCGCTTCTTTTtctataattataaataattgttaAATATTCATTTGGCCAACATTAAGAAGTAGTCTGGCTGTTTGGAATGCTCTCAATGGAAACTAAATGGGTCTCGGAGGATTCGAGGGACTCCACTAACTACAAGCAAACACTTCGTAAAAGCGGCAGCTTCTTTCTAGAGCATTCTTTATAGGAATTCccatgaagaagaagaaacctCTTCGTGTTCAGTCCCGTTGGCATTTCAGTCAAAGCCTCAGAGATGAATGAAGAATGAAGTATGGTTATATGAAAATAAGATCGACCCTTTTTTTGGAAAACCATTGAAAGCCAAGTGTGGCTTTTTACTGAAAATAGCAGGCCTTGAGATCGCTTGACTTTTGGCTGTTTTGTAGACCCTGGATTTTACACCGAAAATATTCAGTACACCACTGCCAGTAGTGGAGAAAACATTAACTTTTGTTCGGAAAAGTGAAACAAAattaaagtgaaaaaaaaaatataaaaaaaaataaaaaatgtttagtGCGCGGAAACTAAAAAAAGTTTGGAATCcaatttaatacaaatttatcTACAATTATTTAACTAATTCAATAATTGTTTAGTTGAGTTAAATAACTACCTAAATTGTGTTTCGTTTATTTTAAGTGTCACATTTGTTGCAGCGGTTACACAATACACAATTCGAATGTTATTTGAGCggtttttaaattaaacatcaactgttttcatttcattgtgATTACAATACACAATTCGAATGTTATTTGAGCggtttttaaattaaacatCAACTGTTTTCATTGAACGTTCCGCCACGCCCGCCATtagcaatttattttcaagaaaacattcaaaaaacaaaaaatgagcCTCAAAAATAAGATGGTTAGTTTCTACTGCCGCCATAGGCCCTCAAAAAGCCACATGGCTATTGCCACCGCCTTGTAAGTGAAAAGTATAACTCAAAGAAATACAAAGGATTGTATATGTAGCCTATAATATATAATCTATAATTTTGCAAAATTTTCGAATATTTTCCCATAGTATTCCTTCGGCCGGATATTTCGGACTGGCTAGCCTGTTGGCTTTGGTTTACTACACCGATTGGAAGGCAATTGCCGGTTATATTCCACTCTACAACACGAAATTCCCCAAACCCGAGGGAAAGGATTCAAAGTAAAAAGGAATATTCCACATTTActtatacacaaaaaaaagtgagTGCAAAACGATGTATTCataaagaaatatttgcataaattattgcATTTCAGCTGTCATGGACGACCGTCTTCGTTCGTGActggaaacaaatcaaatccaatcacacacacacacacacacacacacacacacacacaagctcACAAATGTTCAATTCTACTCAATACCTATTCAAATGTTTATTTTAACCTTTAAAAAACACAACCGAATGGCAAAAAATTTTTTGCCATCTCCAACGGCATAACGTCCCGAGCAGGGGATCTagcaattgcaattaaaatttcacaCACCAAaatcgacacacacacacacacacacacaagttcACAAATGTTCAATTCTACTCAATACCTAAATGTTTACTTTTACcttaaaaaaacacaaaaccgAAGAGCACATTTTTTGCTATGTATCTCCAACGCCATAACATCCCGAAATTTCACACACCAAaatcgacacacacacacacaagttcACAAATGTTCACAAATGTTCAATTCTACTCAATACCTTAAATGTTTAATTATGTTAATACATCTACATTATACAGTTAATGTATAATcagccaataaaaaaaacattggaaaTGATGCCATTGCGATTTCGTTTGATTTTATTCCGAGGAGCAAATGATCGATCTGATACCATTGCGTTTATAGCATTCAGGGTTTCAGGGACTGCCTCTAAATGGGGTCACTCAGACGACTAAGACAACAACTAAGACGCAACTTCATATATATTTGATCGAATATACAGCCTCCTGTGTTCGAAACTCTTGGCTATCGATATTATTTCAATATATGGTAAGCAAAATCTTGCATAGATCTTTGCCCTTTGTTAGGCGTTAAAGGGcagggcaaagttttgaaattgGAAACACTCGTGACAGTGTGATTTGTGGATTTGTTAGTCGAGTCgttatagccatgtctgtctttccgtccgtcttgtttgacgcctTGTTCCCGCTCTTGGGTCGCTTTTGGGAAAGTCTACTGATTATCCAAAATGATCTGTCCGGCGACAGACAGACCACCTGTTCCTTGCGCCCATGCAAGACGGGCTGAAAATGTTCCAGTATTTATGCTCAGGATTATTTCAACATTCGTAGTTTATAAATAAGCCTCTCGGGGATTTTACACAgattatattttgtaaattttcaAGCAAATAAGAAGCATATCCATTCAGTTTGGCCTGCAtgatgtatttattgtaattcGTATTCTTTTTGAATATTATAAAGTGTTTGGGAGTACAGGATGCCATTCCAAGCTTTGATTTCACTTCGTCAGATTTACTAGATAGTTTGAGAGATTTTAAGATCATGAAGAATAGAAATCGAATGAAATTATTCTCTACAAAAGTGTCCATCTTAAGGTAAACTTATGTCTAGTactcggaatcggaatcggattcagattcggattcggattggCGATTTCAAAGTGAAATCGAAAACCAGAATAGCCCTGAACATTATGGAGTGCTGAATGGATGAAGCGAGCCATCTATGTTTTACATTGAGTTACATAAGTCTTAAGAGTGGCGACCgaatgaaaaaaagaaaagaaaagaatcgaatcgaatctaATCGATTCGAAAATACCACCCAATCGCAAGTCGATGTGCCCCCCGAAAGCCTAAGTATATTCCTAACCACAAATGTAGAAAAGAAAGACAAATCTCCTTGCACAACGTTTTGGTTCAAGTAACGTTTTGTATTCATGCGTTCAAGTCATTTTTCCATGCAGGCCGAATATCCGATACGATTTCAGAGTATCACAATCCATGAGTTCAGAGTAAAACAAGcacaaatacacacaagcaaggcagccagccagcagcaagcaggcaggcaggcaaacCATCAAACGACTCAGAACTACGGATATTACAGTCTGGATAATAGTACAGCTGACAGGAGCGAAAGCGGAGAGACATCGCTCCAGCGGAGACGtcatctgatctgatctgatccggTCCGGCAATCATCTCCAAGTGGACAAACGCAAACAAGTAAATTTTACCATTTCTCATTTTAATCAAGTcaatcaaaaagaaaaagaacgagggggaacgttgtgagttgctgcggacaccgcaactctagagttatacccgatactaagtcagtatggctctcctccggcagacgccgctaatattaaacgacacgacaaagagtgcgtgcgagagagacagaaaatcagtctgagcgtgacgtcgggcgctgcgtagccactgcaaattgatttgttccttttggctaaaaaaatggtctgatctgatccagattcagcaatctgatagatatggtcattatctatgattctgcgtttttagttttctcaaatctgcaatattgtggatgcaacagattttcgtcctttgtgggggcggatgggggtggggcgaaattctgagatatacgttttatagtgacatcttaaaggagtgtgtgtaccaaatttggttactctagccttaatagtctctgagatttgtggttgcctcagattttcgtcctttgcgggggcggaagggggtgtggcgaaatttggacaggaaacggtcaaggtccgatatcacaggagtgtggataccaaatttggttgctctggcttttataggttctgagatccttgaactcacattttgcaattggcaaaaccgaccatgaaacctgtgtgttagagtgagacagagcgagaaagagtgaaattgttttcgtgattctggctgtaataattatacgatctggttcagattttgcactctagaagatatagtcatcttctacgattctgcgtttttagttttctcgtatcgtcgaaattgtggatgccacagattttcgccctttgtgggggcggaagtgggcggggcaaagttttgaaatatttttggagcagtgacatatcacagaagtctggatccaaaacatcgttgctctagctcttatagtctttgagcattaggcgctgaaggggacggacagacggacagacggacagacggacggacggacagacagacagggctcaatcgactcggctattgatgctgattaagaatatatatactttatagggtcggaaacgattccttctggacgttacacacatccacttttaccacaaatctaatataccccaatactcattttgagtatcgggtataaaaataacaagaaaTCAACAATCGAAGACTCGCTCTCGAGTCTACTAAATCCAAGTATCCAAATTACATAAGAATCCCCATATGCGGGTATATCTTGTGAGGTGGTCACCAGTCAGTATATTCTTGTTGCCTCACCTGGCAGGGGGctggcagctccagctccagctccagccaggTCGGAGGAAACCAGAAACTGCTTGCCGACCCACAATGAACGATTAGCTCGATTTTGAACCACAACTTACAGAtatacagaaaagaaaacagttACAAATACAGATATTGTGTATGCATAGGTATTCCGTAAAAGCGAAAACTGCAACTGCTTGATTTAACGCGGCACAGTTTCGAATTGCAGATAAACCCGACATGTCGGCGGCTCGCTTGCCCTACTATCAGCAGGATCATCCGCCGGACCAGCAGCGGCGCGGTGGACGCGGCCAGCGGGGCTATTCCGACCGCAACGCCTCCGGCTCTCATAGACGGGAGCGTAGCCGCTCCATAGAACGCCGTCGTTACAGTCGCAGCCGCTCTCGCTCCCGCAGTCGTTCCATAGAGCGTTCGGGCCAACGGCGACGACGTGACGAGCGGAACGATGAGCGGCGTCAACAGCAGCCAACGCGCTACCACCGCGAAAGGGACTCCAGGGAGCGTTCACGGGAGCGAGACCGTGACCGTGACCGTGAACGTGAACGTGACCGTGACCGCGACCGCGATTACTCCAGACGCTCCAGCCATTATCGTCGTTCAGACTCGCCTGTATCcggcggtggaggcggaggcggtggcggctgccccagctccagttccagtcaGCGACGCTATCGCCAATCATCTGGAGGCGGGTCAGATCCGAATGCCGCCCAGAATCCACACAATGAGGCCCAGCCAGCAAACAGATCCAATGCCATGTCCGCCGTGGGCGCCTATTACAACCTTGACACGGAGGAGCCTTTCGACAAGGAGCGCATTCATCGTGAAATGGAGGAGAAACTGCGTGAAGCCCTCGCCAGAGAGGGAAAAGTTTATCCGCCACGTAAGCCTGAGCCGCCGTCGCATCCTGTCTTTGCCAATGATGGCTCGTTCATGGAGCTGTTCAAGAAAATGCAGCAGGAGAAaagccagcagctgcagatcGGCCAGGACTATCAATTGGAGAATAGTGCGCTCGGATCTGGCAGCACGGACCTACAAACACCGACAGAGGCTCATCCAGGCATACCTTGCCTGCCCGCCATTGCAGTGGGAGCTGCAAACAGTGCGACAGCACCCTAtattgctgctgcggcagccgGAAAATCTGCTCCTCCGCCACCCATGGTGGGACGTCGGCGCGGCGGCAAGGTCCTGAAAACCGGGATGGTTGCCAAATTGAAGACACAAAATGAGCAGGATGTGGATCCGAAGGACTTCTGGTCGCTATATTTAGCCGAGGTCAACAAATATAAGAGCAATGCCTGCGATACGGACAATGGCAAGCGTCCATTGGTCAAGTAGGGCATGGAAAAATGAACTTGAACGCATAACGCATAAGAAACTCCCTATGGAGACTCTCCCTTCAGGAGCGATCCTCCCGTTTGGTTTGCTTTATGCCCCGCCACACACCAGTCACCAGACACACTCGACACAATCCGATCTGGGCATCACGCGCCCTCAAGCTCACATTaaaattacatatgtacattatgCAAATGATGGTAGATCCGATCCGCAGAGAATTGTAGTTTTCTGAACAAGAGATATTTGTGAATGTAAATTACGAGaaatttttggctttttttttttacatatattatagtgcatatgtattgtatgtaacTTTTTCACACGTTTAGGGACGAAGCCGTAGCCGCTGCCTCATTATAAGAATACTAATGAATGATTAATCATAGAATAGCTTCTAAGGCCGTAGCATAGTGGACTTATACgtattgtatatgtatctctttctatattatatacatgcaaacatatacatatatattcgtaCATATATTAGCATATTATTAGTGCATAGTATAGCGCACATTCAGCATCGACAAAAACATAAGGAACTAACCTATATGATTCTTTATaatctatctctttctctccgtctccgttCATGCACCAAAAACTCGACTCTGTATCGAAACTTGATCCTTATTTCATTATCCATTATCTACTATCCACTATCCATTATGTCATTATATTTTATGTTATTATAACGATCCACATCTCAACCGACTATCAACCGCTATGTGTtatctatctctctatatCTTTCCCTCTCTATGTCCCCGTTTACCTTGGTTTACAATttgcttggttttttttgttgctttctgtTCTGTGGTTTTGTTTccctatttatttttttttctcaactAAAGTCTATATGCAATTTTTCAtgtctaaaaacaaaaatagcgACAAGTCACaagacagcagcaacatgtcGGCCTATAAGCTGGAGACCGCCCCGTTTGATCCACGTTTCCCCAACCAGAACGTGACCCGTTACTGCTACCAGTCGTACATCGACTTCCATCGTTGCCAGAAGAAGCGCGGCGAGGACTTTGCACCCTGCAACTATTTCCAGAAGGTCTACAAGACGATGTGCCCCAATGCCTGGGTGGAGAAGTGGGACGATCAGCGCGAGAGCGGCACATTCCCTGGCCGCATCTAAGCCGCGGTCCTGTTCCCACAATCCcagaaagcagaagcagaagcagaggatGAACACCAACCCTACACGCAAAACAGACACAGAACAGTGCACACGACACGAACAAACAACCCAACCAGAGCAGAGGGTTGTCTCCAACGTCCCAGGATCTAGCAATTGCAACAATAATGTCACACCAAActgtttatgattttatttccCGGCGGTGAAAAGCATtgacaaaatacaaatacacaaTTGTTCAATTCTGTGAATACCGATTcgattgtttattgttttctttttcgctGTTGTTGAGCGCACACCTACAGACCCACAGAGCGCTACATACATGGGCCACGCAATTGTTAACACTGTTAATGTGTAAttaaccaataaaaaaaacattcgaAACGATGTTAAATGATCTATCGTCTTGAGAACGTTGTGTGTTTCTAGCAGAGTTAGCTAGATATACTATGGTAAGTAGGACCCATGGACCCAGCGCCCCTATGACAGGATCTTCAGAATAGCGTGGTCAGATAGTAGACTACGTTGTAGATAATGGAGATTCGGATCTGTTTCCATTGCGACACCTAAAACAGCGAATTACTTATTAAAATATCTATTACTACGGATTGCTAGGGTAACCTCCAAGCCTGTGATGCACTTCTTGGGCTCTGTGCCTACAAATCACTGGTCGAACGATGTCTCCCTTGACATCATAAGCCCGTCTGAAGGCTCTATTGTCCTGAAGGGTTCAAAAGGAATCGCTTCTTTTtctataattataaataattgttaAATATTCATTTGGCCAACATTAAGAAGTAGTCTGACTGTTTGGAATGCTCTCAATGGAAACTAAATGGGTCTCGGAGGATTCGAGGGACTCCACTAACTACAAGCAAACACTTCGTAAAAGCGGCAGCTTCTTTCTAGAGCATTCTTTATAGGAATTCccatgaagaagaagaaacctCTTCGTGTTCAGTCCCGTTGGCATTTCAGTCAAAGCCTCAGAGATGAATGAAGAATGAAGTATGGTTATATGAAAATAAGATCGACCCTTTTTTTGGAAAACCATTGAAAGCCAAGTGTGGCTTTTTACTGAAAATAGCAGGCCTTGAGATCGCTTGACTTTTGGCTGTTTTGTAGACCCTGGATTTTACACCGAAAATATTCAGTACACCACTGCCAGTAGTGGAGAAAACATTAACTTTTGTTCGGAAAAGTGAAACAAAattaaagtgaaaaaaaaaatataaaaaaaaaataaaaaatgtttagtGCGCGGAAACTAAAAAAAGTTTGGAATCcaatttaatacaaatttatcTACAATTATTTAACTAATTCAATAATTGTTTAGTTGAGTTAAATAACTACCTAAATTGTGTTTCGTTTATTTTAAGTGTCACATTTGTTGAAGCGGTTACACAATACACAATTCGAATGTTATTTGAGCggtttttaaattaaacatCAACTGTTTTCATTGAACGTTCCGCCACGCCCGCCATtagcaatttattttcaagaaaacattcaaaaaacaaaaaatgagcCTCAAAAATAAGATGGTTAGTTTCTACTGCCGCCATAGGCCCTCAAAAAGCCACATGGCTATTGCCACCGCCTTGTAAGTGAAAAGTATAACTCAAAGAAATACAAAGGATTGTATATGTAGCCTATAATATATAATCTATAATTTTGCAAAATTTTCGAATATTTTCCCATAGTATTCCTTCGGCCGGATATTTCGGACTGGCTAGCCTGTTGGCTTTGGTTTACTACACCGATTGGAAGGCAATTGCCGGTTATATTCCACTCTACAACACGAAATTCCCCAAACCCGAGGGAAAGGATTCAAAGTAAAAAGGAATATTCCACATTTACttatacacaaaaaaagtgAGTGCAAAACGATGTATTCataaagaaatatttgcataaattattgcATTTCAGCTGTCATGGACGACCGTCTTCGTTCGTGActggaaacaaatcaaatccaatcacacacacacacacacacacacacacacacacacaagctcACAAATGTTCAATTCTACTCAATACCTATTCAAATGTTTATTTTAACCTTTAAAAAACACAACCGAATGGCAAAAAATTTTTTGCCATCTCCAACGGCATAACGTCCCGAGCAGGGGATCTAACAATTGCAAGGATAATTCCACACACCAAaatcgacacacacacacacacacacacacacacacacacacacaagctcACAAATGTTCACAAATGTTCAATTCTACTCAATACCTATTCAAATGTTTATTTTAACcttaaaaaaacacaaccgaaTGGCAAAAAATTTTTTGCCATCTCCAACGGCATAAACTCCCGAGCAGGGGATCTagcaattgcaattaaaatttcacaCACCAAaatcgacacacacacacacacaagttcACAAATGTTCAATTCTACTCAATACCTAAATGTTTACTTTTACcttaaaaaaacacaaaaccgAAGAGCACATTTTTTGCTATGTATCTCCAACGCCATAACATCCCGAAATTTCACACACCAAaatcgacacacacacacacaagttcACAAATGTTCACAAATGTTCAATTCTACTCAATACCTTAAATGTTTAATTATGTTAATACATCTACATTATACAGTTAATGTATAATcagccaataaaaaaaacattggaaaTGATGCCATTGCGATTTCGTTTGATTTTATTCCGAGGAGCAAATGATCGATCTGATACCATTGCGTTTATAGCATCCAGGGTTTCAGGGACTGCCTCTAAATGGGGTCGCTCAGACGACTAAGACAACAACTAAGACGCAACTTCATATATATTTGATCGAATATACAGCCTCCTGTGTTCGAAACTCTTGGCTATCGATATTATTTCAATATATGGTAAGCAAAATCTTGCATAGATCTTTGCCCTTTGTTAGGCGTTAAAGGGCAGGGCGAAGTTTTAAAATTGGAAACACTCGTGACAGTGTGATTTGTGGATTTGTTAGTCGAGTCgttatagccatgtctgtctttccgtccgtcttgtttgacgcctGGTTCCCGCTCTTGGGTCGCTTTTGGGAAAGTCTACTGATTATCCAAAATGATCTGTCCGGCGACAGACAGACCACCTGTTCCTTGCGCCCATGCAAGACGAGCTGAAAATGTTCCAGTATTTATGCTCAGGATTATTTCAACATTCGTAGTTTATAAATAAGCCTCTCGGGGATTTTACGCAgattatattttgtaaattttcaAGCAAATAAGAAGCATATCCATTCAGTTTGGCCTGCAtgatgtatttattgtaattcGTATTCTTTTTGAATATTATAAAGTGTTTGGGAGTACAGGATGCCATTCCAAGCTTTGATTTCACTTCGTCAGATTTACTAGATAGTTTGAGAGATTTTAAGATCATGAAGAATAGAAATCGAATGAAATTATTCTCTACAAAAGTGTCCATCTTAAGGTAAACTTATGTCTAGTACTCGGAATCGGAttcagattcggattcggattggCGATTTCAAAGTGAAATCGAAAACCAGAATAGCCCTGAACATTATGGAGTGCTCGATGGCCCTTTGCATTAGCCTCCGAATTattattgtgtgtgtttcttagcgtataaatacaatatattcAATTCTTTGAAGATTTCCTTTCCACTACTTTAGTATGCAGCTGCTAGTACTCTTATACACTACATGAAAATTAATGTACGAACCCCTGTCTGACAAGAGTTCTCTTAAATGCTGAGCCACAAAAGCGACTTCTGTGTGTTAAATACCCCAGTGTATCCGCCAGTATCATCCGATCGATCAGAcagtgctgttgctgttaaaCATTAAAATCAGGAGACCTCAGAAATGTAATAGTAACGTAGGAGC
The sequence above is a segment of the Drosophila pseudoobscura strain MV-25-SWS-2005 chromosome X, UCI_Dpse_MV25, whole genome shotgun sequence genome. Coding sequences within it:
- the LOC117184821 gene encoding pre-mRNA-splicing factor CWC25-like yields the protein MSAARLPYYQQDHPPDQQRRGGRGQRGYSDRNASGSHRRERSRSIERRRYSRSRSRSRSRSIERSGQRRRRDERNDERRQQQPTRYHRERDSRERSRERDRDRDRERERDRDRDRDYSRRSSHYRRSDSPVSGGGGGGGGGCPSSSSSQRRYRQSSGGGSDPNAAQNPHNEAQPANRSNAMSAVGAYYNLDTEEPFDKERIHREMEEKLREALAREGKVYPPRKPEPPSHPVFANDGSFMELFKKMQQEKSQQLQIGQDYQLENSALGSGSTDLQTPTEAHPGIPCLPAIAVGAANSATAPYIAAAAAGKSAPPPPMVGRRRGGKVLKTGMVAKLKTQNEQDVDPKDFWSLYLAEVNKYKSNACDTDNGKRPLVK
- the LOC117184822 gene encoding cytochrome c oxidase subunit 6B-like, which produces MQFFMSKNKNSDKSQDSSNMSAYKLETAPFDPRFPNQNVTRYCYQSYIDFHRCQKKRGEDFAPCNYFQKVYKTMCPNAWVEKWDDQRESGTFPGRI
- the COX6B gene encoding cytochrome c oxidase subunit 6B1, which encodes MSAYKLETAPFDPRFPNQNVTRYCYQSYIDFHRCQKKRGEDFAPCNYFQKVYKTMCPNAWVEKWDDQRESGTFPGRI
- the LOC117184823 gene encoding cytochrome b-c1 complex subunit 10-like, which produces MSLKNKMVSFYCRHRPSKSHMAIATAFIPSAGYFGLASLLALVYYTDWKAIAGYIPLYNTKFPKPEGKDSK